Genomic window (Paenibacillus sp. PK3_47):
ACAGCGCTTCTCTAATGTCAGCACCGAAATTCTGCGAGGCCCGGCTGGCAAAAAAGTTGCACAATACGCCGCTCACCAAAGACAGTACCGCCACCGCAAGCATTGTAAACCCGGTCCGTTCAATGACACTGAAGTTACGCTCCACAACCCCGAAGTCGACGATATGTGCGGCAAGAGTAGGCTGAAGCAGGTCAAAAAAGACCTCCATCATCATGAAGACCGGAGCAAGGATTATAAATTTCAAATACGGCTTCAGATAGCTTCTTAATCCCCACATGGTCAATCTCCTTCTGACGGTTCCGCCCGCTGCCCTTCAGCTTCCCTCGCGCGGAGTTCAAAATGCCGGGTGTACTCTTCAATAATCATCTCAACCGCTTTGAGTTCCCCAAGTAAAACCGGTCTGATCTCCTGATACTCCGGCGCCTCTACCTGCCCCCTGAGCGTCGTCCGTTTGACTTCCAGCACACTCAAAAATTCCAGCGCCCGCCCGCGGCGGAAGGTCTTTGCACCATCATGAAGGTGTTTGCCTTTATGCCTGCCTTCACAGTTCCGGTCACCGTGTTCAAAATGCTCTCTCATGACTCGAATCACTCCTTTGTATACAAATGTATACAGTTGAGGGCGGAATGTCAATGTGGAATGATATGCGGAATGATAGGAAATGATCCTCTTGTCATAAAAAAAGCCGTCTCCGGTAATTAGCCGGAAGCGGCCGTTCAATCAGTTATGGTAGACCAGTTTTTGCAGTACTTTGAAGGTGCTTCTGTATCGATAATTGTATTTTATGCAATTAAAAGCAGCTGATTTCTGCACCGTTTCGATATAAATGCATTCCGTGCAGCTAAATTTGCCGGGATCGGCAAAAACAAGCCAAATCCGGATTTTTAACTGCACGAAATACACTTAAACCAATTTATTGAAGAAAAGGCGGCTTTTTAGTTGTATAAAGTGCAGTTACAGTTACTGATGAACCTTCTTCAGCTGAAGTTTAACTTTCAGTTCTCATGTATACCGTAATGAAGTTATACCACGCTGTGCTGGAATCATTACTCCTTTGCGCATGCAGTTACTTCAGTTTCGCCACGATCTTGCCCCGCACATGCCGCTCCGACAGCCGCGCTAAAGCATCCGGGACCGCCTCAAGTGCGACAACCTCCTCCAGCAGGGAGGAAAGTTTGCCTTCCGCCAGCAGCTGAAGCATTTCGTTCCCGATGGCAGCCAGCTCTTGTTCAGCAACAAGGTCACCGGACTGGTGGGCAGCGCCGAGCGCAACCTCATGAATCGACAGCGCTTTGGTGAACGGCTTGATCTGTCCGTAATCCGGTGCTCCCGCAATATGCACTACATGCCCGGAGAAGGCAATCTGCTCTAACGCCTCCGTAGCAGTTTGTCTGCTGACCGTGCTGATCACGGCGTCTACTCCTCTGCCGCCTGTAATGCGCAGTACCTCTGCCGTAACGTCTGCCTCGCGGTAATCAATGACATGATCGGCCCCCAGGCTTTTCACATATTCATGGTTATGGCTGGACGCCGTTGAAATGACCTGCTTGCCCGCAAGCTTGGCCAATTGGACCGCAAAACCGCCGACGCCGCCGGCTCCCCCATGAATCAGCAGGGTATGCACCTGTGACAGCGGAAGCTTCCGGCACACCGCCTGATATGCGGTATAACCGGCAGTCGGCAGAGCCGCTGCCTCTTCAAAAGATACACCGTCAGGAATCCGCGAGACCGCATGCGCTTTGGCGACGGTAAATTCCGCATAGCCGCCCCCTTGGGTCAGATTCCCGTGATAGAGGACCCGGTCACCGGTCTTCCACTGCTCCACCCCTTCGCCGACTCCGGCGATAACACCGGCTACGTCCAGTCCGAGCACATGCGGATAGGTCCAATTCGGATTGCCTCCGGTTGCCGTTTTGTAATCCACAGGGTTAAGCCCGGCCGCGTGCACCTCTACCAGGACTTGGCCTTTTCCCGCGGAGGGCATGTCCATCTCATTGACTTTCATCTCATTCCATTTCCCTTTTTCCTGCAGCAGCAAAGCTTTCAAGAGCACTCTCTCCTTTGGGGTAATCTGCTTAAAAATTCTACTTAAAGTATTGTAGCAGATTTAGGCTGCCATATCGCGGATTGCTTCATTTCACGCTCAGCTGCCTTCAGTACTGTCGTTAAATTTCAAGCTCAGTGTATAAACAACGCAGGCCGGGGTAAGAGCTCCGGCCAGAAAGTAAGCTCCTATTAAATCTACTCGGGCTCAATGAACCCGTTCGTTCTTTCGATGCATTCTTCCCTGATCTCCTGAATCATCACAGCGGTTCATTGTGACAAACACATCTCCTGCAATTTGGTGATCTTTTGATTTTTTGGGATATCAAAGAAATAATTGCCCATAATACAAATATTCTTCTCAAGCGGGAAGTGGTTCATAATGCTGAGCATCCGAGAGGGGGACTAAGTGAAGATGAAGGCACAATCGGACTTTTTCAAGTCATTAAGCCGGAATATGGATCTCCTCTGTGACTTCATGGGAAACAGTTCAGATTTCATCGTCCGTGAAATTACGATAGGCCGCATATCCGCTGCTCTTTTTTATCTGGACGGAATGACCGACATGCAAATGGTACAGGACAATGTCATCCGGCCGCTGCACGGCTGTACCGCTTCCGGCGAAATCACTTTACCTGTTTTGAAGAATGAAGTTCTCGACGTCGGAGCAGCAAACATTGTTCAGAGCGCTCAAGAGGCGCTGGACCAGATTCTTTCAGGGAGCATTCTCCTGTTACTGGATGATACAGATGCCGGATTAAGCATCTCCCTGCCCGGATGGGAAGAACGAAGCATATCGGAATCCAAGACCCAGCCTGTTGTCAGAGGACCGCAAGAATCGTTTACGGAAACATTGCGTACGAATACGACATTGGTCCGCCGCCGGGTAAAAGATGCCAGGACCAGATTAACTACAATAACAATCGGCAGTAAGACCAAGACCGATGTATCGGTCATGTACATACATGAGGTTGCTGATCCGGATATGGTGCAGAATATGATCTCTAAAATAAAGAGTATTCAGATTGAAGGTGTACTTGAAAGCGAATATCTGGAGGAATGCGTCCGTGGGGAAAAGCAGCTCACGATTTTTCCGATCTTCTATAATTCGGACCGTCCGGACTCTATTTCAGCAGGTATTATGGAGGGGAAAATCGCAATATTTATTGATGGATCGCCTTTCGTCCTTCTCGCCCCTGCCGTGTTTGTGGATTTCATACAATCTGCAGAGGATTATTACCAGTCTTTTATTTACAGCAGTATTATCCGGATCTTGCGGTACTTTTCCCTGTTCATATGCATGCTGGCACCTTCAATATATATTGCTCTAACGACGTTCCATCAGGATATGATCCCAACGGTCCTGTTATTAAGCTTGGCAGCACAGCGTGAAGGGGTTCCATTTCCGGCATTCGTTGAGGCAATGATTATGGAAGTGATTTTTGAAATCCTCAGGGAAGCAGGTCTCCGCATGCCGCGGACGGTCGGTCAAGCCGTCTCCATTGTGGGCTCGATTGTTATTGGACAAGCCGCCGTCGAAGCGAGCATCGTTTCAGCTGTTATGGTCATCGTAGTTGCAATCACTGCAATTTCCAGTTTTGTCATCCCTTCCTATACTATGGCTCTTCCCATTAGACTGCTGCGTTTCGGATTCATGATACTGGCCGCCATGTTTGGAGTGTACGGCTTGACTGTCGGCATCCTCCTGCTCTTGGTGCATCTGAATGGACTTCATTCTTTCGGTGTACCGTATTTGAGCCCGCTGGCGAATTACAATTCACAGAAACAAAGAGATGCCATTCTGCGCTTCCCTTTTGGAACAAAAAGAGCCAGCCGCAAATAACCAAAGGAGTAAGTTATGATGAAATTCTGCCGATCTGCCCTTTTATCACTGCTTATTTCCATACTGCTAATGATGTTTCTTACGGGGTGCTGGAATAGCAAGGAATTGAACGAAATGTCTGTTGTCATGGCCATCGGCATCGATAGAGTGAAGGATCAATATGAGGTTAGTGTGCAGGTGGTCGATCCCTCGCAAATGTCCCGTAACCGGCCGATGGACCGCTCGCCAACAATCGTTTTTTCAATACGTGCCAGTACAATATTTGAAGCTATCCGGAAATTCACAACGGAATCGTCCAGAAAAATGTATCTGTCCCACTTGAAGATTGTGATCTTTGACGAGGAAACTGCAAAAAAAGGAATCAAAGAGCCACTGGACTTTCTGTTCCGCGACCCTGAAGTACGGCCTGACTTCTATTTAGCTGTGGTCCGAGATCATTCGGCTAAGGATGCCGTTACTTTTGTAGGCCCAACCGAGGTTTTGCCTGCCATGGATATGTATAAGGCATTGAGGGTTTCTGAAAAAGCATGGGCCCCCACCTCCGCCATCAATGTGAAGGACCTTCTGCAGTATTTTACGAAAGACGGCATTGAACCTGTTCTGACGGGGATCCGGCTGAGAAACCTGGAAAAAGGCCTTACTGTTGAAAATGTAAAAAAGTCACCTCAGCATGTAAATTATTTTTTTACAGGAATCGGCGTCTTCAAAGAGGACCGGCTGGTCGGCTGGATGAATGAATCGGAAAGTAAAGCCTATACCTATATAACAAACCGCGTTTCCAGTACAGTTGCGGCAATTGACTGCCCGGATTCCAATGAAAAATTTGTGATCGAAGTGATCCGTTCAAAAGTAAAGATACATCCTGAAATTGTTGATCATGAACCGCATATTTCCCTGGTTGTGGATACCGAAGCCAACATCGGGGAGAGCGCGTGTAATACCGACCTGAAGGATGAGAGGGTATTTAAGGATTTAAAAGATGCGGCCAGAGAATATCAGGAACAAATTCTACTGGATGGCGTCCGGAGTGCGCAGAAGCTTGGTTCAGATATCTTCGGGTTCGGGGAAGCTTTTCACCGGAAATATCCTCATCAATGGAATATGTGGAAAGAAGACTGGGCGCAAAAATTCCAACAGCTCAAGGTGGACGTCCGGATCCACTATCATCTGAAACGGGTCGGAAAAATCATCAGTCCGGTTAATTCAGGACAGGACAAGCAGGAGTGAAGGTTATGCTATATGTGATTCTTGCAGGCTCCATTCTAGCGTCTATATACGAGCTTAAACAATTAGGGAAGAAACGATATGTGCGCGAAATTGTAATTAGCTCCATATTGTTGTCTATAGGCGCAATATTGATCCTGCTGCAACTCGTCCACATTGAAGTCCCGAGCCCGCTGCAGGTGATTCTGTTCATATTCCGGCCAGTAAGCCAGTGGGTTGCTGTAATGCTATCTTAAAAAGGGGGGAACCGGTATGAATACCAAACTGACTGTCCGGCAGGCTATTGTGTGGTTTGCACTTTATGCAATAGGAAGCGCGTATCTGGTACTCCCTTCCATAATTACCGCTGTGGCCAAACAAGATGCTTGGCTCTCCATACCGGTATCTTTGGGTTTTCATCTGTTGTTAATCCCGTTATATACCTCAGTCGCCAGGCAAATGAAAGGAAATTCTTTCGTGAACTATCTGCGTTACCTCTTCGGACCCTTGGGGGGGATGGTAATTACAGCTGTTTTCATCCTCCTTTTTCCTTTTCTTGAATTCATCATGACACTCCGGAATCTGGGTGACTTTGTTACAACCTCCATTATGCCTGAAACTCCCTACGAAGCCATTTACGTCCTCATGCTGGTAGCCGTTTATTTTGCTATCCGGTCAGGCCCGGTCGTTATTGGCCGCTGTGCAGAAATCTTGTTTTTTATACTTCTGGCTCTATATCTTTTCGTCAGGCTTACTCTTCTTCCTGATACGGAGATAAACAACGTTCTCCCTGTTTTAGAATATGGCATGAAGCCTGTCGTTCTTGCCTCATTCAATTTTTTTGCCTTTCCTTTTCTGGAGGCGATCCTGTACCTGTTTTTTGTACAGCATATCCCGGAGCCGAAAAAATGGAGAAAAACAGTGCTCTACAGTGCTTTAATCAGCGGCGGCATGTATTTTCTCATGGTTTTGCAGATCATTGCCGTGATGAGCGAGGGTGTTGTTACAAATTTAACGTACCCCACCTATTTTATTGACCGGACCATCAGTATCGGGGAGTTTCTTCAGCGCTTCGAGATTGCAGTTGCCGTCTTCTGGTTTGTCACCATTTTTTTCCGCCTCTCCCTGCTTCTATATGTTTCTGCCCAGGGGCTTGCAGATATTTTCCGCCTCCGGCGCGCCAATGCTCTTTTAATTCCGCTGATGCTGATTGCAATTGCAATGGCCCATACCATTTGGCCCAATACCATATTTATCGCCGATTTAAACTCTATATGGCCTTATTACGCCATGATGTTTGGTATTGCCTTCCCCTTGGTGCTATGGTTAGCCGGCAAAATAAAAGGTCCGCCCGGTTCCCATCACCTGGAATCACACAAAAATAATCCGTAATCCCCGCTCCGCTGCCGGCTGCGGTATGCGCTCGGGGAAACACCGTTCAGCTGTTTAAAAATTTCACTGAAATGAGATTCCTCGTAAAAGCCGCACAGCTTGGCGATCTCCTGAACGCCCAGGTCGGCTGGAACAGCAAGACACGGACGGCAACAGTTACGAAAGACGGAAAAACACTTAAAGCGGCAGTCGGAAAAGACGCCCTCATGTTTGACGGAAGCGTCTATATTACACTTAGACAGCTGGACGATACCTTTTACAAATCAAAATAATCCTATGGACACCTATAAGCTAACGGCCAGTTCGGATCATATTATGGTTTCAACAGCACCCTTTTCTGACGATGAAGCTATGACCCAGGACAGGCTCCCGTTAAA
Coding sequences:
- a CDS encoding zinc-binding dehydrogenase, whose product is MKALLLQEKGKWNEMKVNEMDMPSAGKGQVLVEVHAAGLNPVDYKTATGGNPNWTYPHVLGLDVAGVIAGVGEGVEQWKTGDRVLYHGNLTQGGGYAEFTVAKAHAVSRIPDGVSFEEAAALPTAGYTAYQAVCRKLPLSQVHTLLIHGGAGGVGGFAVQLAKLAGKQVISTASSHNHEYVKSLGADHVIDYREADVTAEVLRITGGRGVDAVISTVSRQTATEALEQIAFSGHVVHIAGAPDYGQIKPFTKALSIHEVALGAAHQSGDLVAEQELAAIGNEMLQLLAEGKLSSLLEEVVALEAVPDALARLSERHVRGKIVAKLK
- a CDS encoding spore germination protein — its product is MKAQSDFFKSLSRNMDLLCDFMGNSSDFIVREITIGRISAALFYLDGMTDMQMVQDNVIRPLHGCTASGEITLPVLKNEVLDVGAANIVQSAQEALDQILSGSILLLLDDTDAGLSISLPGWEERSISESKTQPVVRGPQESFTETLRTNTTLVRRRVKDARTRLTTITIGSKTKTDVSVMYIHEVADPDMVQNMISKIKSIQIEGVLESEYLEECVRGEKQLTIFPIFYNSDRPDSISAGIMEGKIAIFIDGSPFVLLAPAVFVDFIQSAEDYYQSFIYSSIIRILRYFSLFICMLAPSIYIALTTFHQDMIPTVLLLSLAAQREGVPFPAFVEAMIMEVIFEILREAGLRMPRTVGQAVSIVGSIVIGQAAVEASIVSAVMVIVVAITAISSFVIPSYTMALPIRLLRFGFMILAAMFGVYGLTVGILLLLVHLNGLHSFGVPYLSPLANYNSQKQRDAILRFPFGTKRASRK
- a CDS encoding Ger(x)C family spore germination protein, which encodes MFLTGCWNSKELNEMSVVMAIGIDRVKDQYEVSVQVVDPSQMSRNRPMDRSPTIVFSIRASTIFEAIRKFTTESSRKMYLSHLKIVIFDEETAKKGIKEPLDFLFRDPEVRPDFYLAVVRDHSAKDAVTFVGPTEVLPAMDMYKALRVSEKAWAPTSAINVKDLLQYFTKDGIEPVLTGIRLRNLEKGLTVENVKKSPQHVNYFFTGIGVFKEDRLVGWMNESESKAYTYITNRVSSTVAAIDCPDSNEKFVIEVIRSKVKIHPEIVDHEPHISLVVDTEANIGESACNTDLKDERVFKDLKDAAREYQEQILLDGVRSAQKLGSDIFGFGEAFHRKYPHQWNMWKEDWAQKFQQLKVDVRIHYHLKRVGKIISPVNSGQDKQE
- a CDS encoding endospore germination permease — protein: MNTKLTVRQAIVWFALYAIGSAYLVLPSIITAVAKQDAWLSIPVSLGFHLLLIPLYTSVARQMKGNSFVNYLRYLFGPLGGMVITAVFILLFPFLEFIMTLRNLGDFVTTSIMPETPYEAIYVLMLVAVYFAIRSGPVVIGRCAEILFFILLALYLFVRLTLLPDTEINNVLPVLEYGMKPVVLASFNFFAFPFLEAILYLFFVQHIPEPKKWRKTVLYSALISGGMYFLMVLQIIAVMSEGVVTNLTYPTYFIDRTISIGEFLQRFEIAVAVFWFVTIFFRLSLLLYVSAQGLADIFRLRRANALLIPLMLIAIAMAHTIWPNTIFIADLNSIWPYYAMMFGIAFPLVLWLAGKIKGPPGSHHLESHKNNP
- a CDS encoding AraC family transcriptional regulator, which produces MGVQEIAKLCGFYEESHFSEIFKQLNGVSPSAYRSRQRSGDYGLFLCDSR
- a CDS encoding stalk domain-containing protein, giving the protein MRFLVKAAQLGDLLNAQVGWNSKTRTATVTKDGKTLKAAVGKDALMFDGSVYITLRQLDDTFYKSK